A genome region from Alicyclobacillus acidocaldarius subsp. acidocaldarius DSM 446 includes the following:
- a CDS encoding carboxypeptidase regulatory-like domain-containing protein gives MKGWRWRKAGPDHMVPRIILILSGVLLASAGATGLWVLYAHGGNRQAVAADSMAEELWGQHIPAYTVSVQNGNGSVQQTGIVGMQVSLSASTQQAQVGQSVTLTATASEDVSGYELAIYDVTSGQWVGQAVTSGTQATATVSQTSPGAHQYVAYIGSNGNSPVGASSPVQVTWNAFQMDLQASNTNVFPGQPVTISGQVMSNGSGVPGLLVSVSANGGSVSPSQVTTDNNGNFTATFTPSAAGTYTITATCLGQSASTSVQVRPALSVSLQASASDVSIGQDVTLTATVNQDVAPYALDILDETTGQWVAGPVTNGTTLTANVSQSTPSTHTYVAFVGNANSTSGTLAQSTAIHVTWYPMLTVGWNTSTWPPSLTITGYGFGNTSQVTPGMLMIDDPTQGWRAGHPGDAVQPQVQSWTNTGIVVSGFAGYGLSDQTNWTDGNGSWVFRPGDQLTIQVVNPQTGTSQSTNVTYPTSASMPTVTINPISLAPGAQTNITGHVSFNGQPLANQVVNVAVSAGTLGGTAYVNNASEHFVTTDGNGDFSIPYTAPQQAGSVQVIVMADGVTVTQTISVTAPQTITVYSGAPLPTPTQDFYFTIPPTANNTWTLYLDIWNAPSWTYVYLRNLSTGQIIQVTPTMATNDNSCPNFCYGNASGGFGNTTPYTYMIPVPLTPGTWDLYDSGSYGYISLIQFAQN, from the coding sequence ATGAAAGGGTGGCGTTGGCGCAAAGCGGGACCGGACCACATGGTACCGCGAATCATCCTCATTCTATCAGGGGTATTGCTTGCAAGCGCGGGTGCCACGGGTCTATGGGTGTTGTACGCCCATGGCGGCAATCGACAGGCGGTTGCGGCAGATAGCATGGCCGAGGAGCTGTGGGGTCAGCACATCCCGGCGTACACCGTGAGTGTGCAAAACGGCAACGGCTCCGTGCAACAGACGGGCATTGTGGGCATGCAAGTGTCGCTGTCTGCCAGTACACAACAGGCGCAGGTTGGGCAAAGTGTGACGTTGACCGCCACGGCGAGCGAGGACGTCAGCGGATATGAATTGGCCATCTACGATGTGACTTCTGGACAATGGGTCGGACAGGCGGTGACGAGCGGTACTCAGGCGACCGCAACCGTTTCACAGACAAGTCCGGGCGCTCATCAATATGTCGCCTACATTGGAAGTAATGGCAACTCACCTGTCGGCGCCTCATCACCTGTGCAAGTCACTTGGAATGCGTTTCAAATGGATTTGCAAGCTTCAAATACGAATGTGTTCCCTGGGCAGCCTGTCACGATCAGTGGGCAAGTCATGTCGAACGGATCGGGCGTACCTGGCCTTCTCGTATCCGTTTCCGCAAACGGGGGCAGTGTGTCACCATCACAAGTTACAACGGACAATAACGGAAATTTCACGGCAACGTTTACGCCGTCGGCTGCTGGGACTTATACGATCACAGCTACCTGCCTTGGTCAGAGTGCATCCACTTCGGTGCAAGTTCGTCCTGCATTGTCGGTGTCGCTCCAAGCCAGCGCTTCCGATGTAAGCATCGGTCAAGATGTCACGCTGACGGCCACAGTAAACCAGGACGTGGCACCGTATGCACTCGACATCTTAGATGAAACCACGGGTCAGTGGGTGGCTGGACCGGTGACGAATGGAACCACCTTGACGGCAAACGTTTCGCAGTCGACACCGAGCACACACACGTATGTGGCCTTTGTTGGAAACGCCAATAGCACGTCCGGAACGCTTGCTCAGTCAACAGCGATCCATGTAACCTGGTATCCAATGTTAACTGTGGGATGGAACACATCGACTTGGCCGCCGTCCTTGACGATCACCGGATATGGGTTTGGGAATACCTCTCAAGTTACACCGGGGATGTTGATGATCGATGATCCGACGCAAGGATGGCGAGCGGGGCATCCTGGGGATGCGGTTCAGCCACAAGTCCAATCTTGGACGAACACGGGGATTGTCGTATCAGGGTTTGCGGGCTATGGCCTCTCCGATCAGACCAATTGGACGGATGGGAATGGAAGCTGGGTCTTCCGACCTGGCGATCAACTGACCATCCAAGTGGTGAATCCGCAAACTGGGACCTCTCAAAGCACGAACGTGACGTATCCCACGTCGGCTTCGATGCCAACGGTCACAATCAACCCGATATCGCTTGCGCCGGGTGCACAGACCAACATCACGGGTCATGTGTCTTTCAATGGCCAGCCTTTGGCGAATCAAGTGGTGAATGTCGCTGTGTCCGCAGGAACACTTGGAGGCACAGCGTATGTGAACAACGCAAGCGAGCATTTCGTCACAACGGATGGCAATGGAGACTTCTCCATCCCATACACGGCACCGCAGCAGGCGGGTTCGGTGCAGGTCATCGTGATGGCTGACGGTGTGACGGTGACTCAAACGATCTCTGTAACGGCACCGCAGACCATCACCGTGTACAGCGGGGCTCCGTTGCCTACACCTACGCAAGACTTCTATTTCACAATTCCACCCACAGCAAACAACACGTGGACGCTGTACTTAGACATTTGGAATGCACCATCGTGGACCTATGTGTATCTGCGCAATCTATCGACGGGGCAAATCATTCAAGTTACGCCGACGATGGCTACGAATGATAACAGTTGTCCGAATTTCTGTTACGGGAATGCGTCTGGTGGATTTGGAAATACGACGCCCTACACCTATATGATTCCTGTGCCACTCACACCGGGTACGTGGGATCTCTACGATTCAGGGAGCTATGGATACATTTCATTGATTCAATTCGCACAAAACTAA
- a CDS encoding HU family DNA-binding protein, producing the protein MRDLLEKERELVNKGELVAEVQARVGLPKSQVLQVLNTFCEVTTERLQAGEEVSLPPLGKFQYVMRSARRQRNPQTGEMIDVPEKATVRFRPSGALKGRVN; encoded by the coding sequence ATGAGAGATCTTCTTGAAAAGGAGCGAGAGCTCGTGAACAAGGGTGAACTGGTGGCGGAAGTTCAGGCAAGGGTGGGCTTACCCAAGTCTCAGGTGTTACAAGTGCTCAATACGTTCTGCGAGGTGACGACGGAACGATTGCAAGCGGGTGAAGAAGTGTCCTTACCGCCCCTTGGGAAATTCCAGTACGTGATGCGCTCCGCGCGTCGGCAACGGAATCCTCAGACCGGCGAGATGATCGACGTTCCCGAAAAGGCCACGGTGCGCTTTCGGCCATCCGGGGCTTTGAAGGGGCGTGTGAACTGA
- a CDS encoding AAA family ATPase has product MLALLCASSSEEILAQCEGILDLRLFTTMSELRRYAAIGDVEGILIDARLGVTTAIRERLPQIPIFEFTLPFDLSAVMRWTEQMRSQRTSENPQPVATMENVEVAPSATPSSLPPIQEAKPPYATVTLNAVEGFRHTVTPGVRRRTVPVIMLDSPKGGAGRSTLGAHTAYYAALRGKRVAVIDLDMNGDIAQKFGFADAPDVRGWRGRSVEEAVRDGICLVHESSVHIFPSPQSPEVVLQDPTDAEYLLNLCLEEMDVVLLDMPQGWTPIHQAVLPYTTQVLFVVVPAVDQLARIQEHADKLVFAGLSNHEVAPILNKAKRVRADERAMQHYLLPFSIRSVVPFDPTIDKRGGVNGKRIVQAMRPFWDEVLGWSATRERRRWFGFLRKA; this is encoded by the coding sequence GTGCTGGCGCTTCTTTGTGCGAGCTCATCCGAAGAGATCCTGGCACAGTGTGAAGGGATTTTAGACCTGCGTCTTTTCACCACCATGTCCGAATTACGACGATACGCGGCCATAGGGGATGTGGAAGGGATCCTGATCGATGCGCGATTAGGCGTAACCACCGCCATTCGCGAACGGCTACCCCAGATTCCGATTTTCGAATTCACCTTACCATTTGACCTGTCGGCGGTGATGCGGTGGACGGAGCAGATGCGCAGCCAACGGACGAGCGAAAACCCGCAGCCCGTCGCTACGATGGAGAACGTCGAAGTTGCGCCGTCCGCCACACCTTCGTCGTTGCCGCCGATCCAGGAGGCTAAGCCGCCGTATGCAACCGTAACCCTGAACGCAGTTGAAGGATTTCGACACACCGTGACGCCTGGGGTTCGTCGGCGAACTGTGCCTGTCATCATGCTGGACAGTCCCAAAGGGGGTGCGGGGCGCTCGACGCTCGGTGCGCACACGGCATATTATGCCGCGTTGCGTGGCAAACGTGTGGCGGTGATTGACCTCGACATGAACGGTGACATCGCACAAAAGTTTGGGTTCGCAGATGCTCCAGATGTCCGGGGATGGCGAGGTCGTTCGGTGGAAGAAGCCGTTCGAGACGGGATCTGTCTGGTTCATGAGTCCAGTGTGCACATCTTCCCATCGCCGCAAAGCCCGGAAGTCGTCTTGCAAGATCCGACAGATGCGGAGTATCTCTTGAATCTGTGTCTTGAAGAGATGGACGTCGTTCTGTTGGACATGCCACAAGGATGGACACCGATCCATCAAGCGGTACTGCCCTATACGACGCAAGTGCTTTTCGTGGTGGTGCCTGCGGTCGATCAACTCGCTCGGATCCAGGAGCATGCAGACAAGCTTGTGTTTGCGGGGTTGTCGAACCATGAGGTGGCACCCATCCTGAACAAAGCCAAAAGGGTTCGGGCCGATGAGCGCGCGATGCAACACTATCTGTTGCCGTTTTCGATCCGCTCGGTGGTGCCGTTCGATCCGACGATTGACAAACGCGGAGGCGTGAATGGCAAACGGATCGTTCAGGCCATGCGGCCATTTTGGGACGAAGTGCTGGGATGGTCTGCAACGCGAGAGAGGCGGCGGTGGTTTGGATTCCTGCGCAAGGCATGA
- a CDS encoding ParM/StbA family protein gives MVIGVDLGYGWVKATNGERSNRFPALVGEAHELLLSDLFGVPEYDVHIETPFGSRRVFVGELARQESQAAWNLATKKFEDTDTEALWLTALALFARDGEPLDVVTGLPLAHYEAQRAALRERLLSLRGRVTIQGRIVEVEARSVRVIPQAMGAMIASLLDPATLELRNPAWTEHGGYLLLVDVGTRTTGFVTFETQPELRLMNRLSDSVDVGVHDLYVALASVFRQRTGETPPLSDGLYDELYARGEVFYGGHTVSVEPERSRHIERMGGLIVRRIQEHLGAEALKRVHTVFVAGGGYRIVQTTLQRMFPRVVVVPNPQMANAEGYRLYGLTRAGSGR, from the coding sequence ATGGTCATCGGCGTGGATCTCGGCTATGGATGGGTCAAGGCGACGAATGGCGAACGTTCGAATCGGTTTCCGGCGCTTGTGGGTGAGGCGCATGAACTTCTCTTGTCCGACCTGTTTGGCGTGCCGGAATACGACGTCCACATCGAGACGCCTTTTGGAAGCCGCCGCGTCTTTGTGGGTGAGTTGGCTCGCCAAGAAAGCCAAGCGGCTTGGAACCTTGCAACGAAGAAGTTTGAGGATACGGACACCGAGGCGTTGTGGCTCACGGCATTGGCGCTTTTCGCAAGGGACGGCGAACCGCTGGATGTCGTGACGGGATTACCGCTTGCACATTACGAGGCACAACGGGCAGCGCTTCGAGAGCGGCTCCTGTCGCTGCGCGGACGTGTCACAATTCAAGGCCGAATCGTGGAAGTGGAAGCGCGAAGCGTGCGGGTCATTCCTCAAGCGATGGGGGCGATGATTGCAAGTCTCTTGGATCCGGCGACGTTGGAACTGCGTAACCCGGCATGGACGGAACACGGTGGATACCTACTCTTGGTGGATGTGGGGACGCGAACGACGGGGTTTGTCACGTTTGAGACGCAGCCGGAGTTGCGCCTCATGAACCGCTTGTCAGACTCTGTGGACGTGGGCGTCCATGACCTGTATGTGGCGTTGGCAAGCGTGTTTCGGCAGCGGACCGGCGAGACACCGCCTTTGTCCGACGGCCTGTATGACGAATTGTACGCGCGCGGTGAAGTGTTCTATGGCGGGCACACTGTGTCGGTCGAGCCGGAGCGGTCGCGGCACATCGAGCGGATGGGCGGACTTATCGTTCGACGAATCCAAGAGCACCTAGGCGCGGAGGCTTTGAAGCGCGTACACACCGTGTTTGTCGCAGGTGGCGGGTACCGAATCGTCCAAACGACGCTGCAACGGATGTTTCCACGGGTCGTCGTGGTGCCCAATCCCCAAATGGCCAATGCGGAAGGCTATCGCCTTTATGGGTTGACGCGCGCCGGGAGCGGGAGGTGA
- a CDS encoding EAL domain-containing protein yields MAVSLRKQPIVRLMDRSTYGHEILLAHPKDTLGLMADAGLLVDLDRYIVDTALHLARTQQTRVFVNVTAELLATQHLPFAPDDDLTGLVLEITERSRLDIEAVASYLAPYREHGLRIALDDFGNGFNGLLRWTTLRPDFVKVRLSSGMEFFLPLIMDAAAQLEAELVVERVETHEQDMWLKKLGVTYGQGFFYGRPVPMEGGAA; encoded by the coding sequence ATGGCCGTGTCTTTGCGTAAACAGCCCATTGTACGTTTGATGGATCGGTCGACCTACGGCCATGAGATCCTGTTGGCGCATCCGAAAGATACCTTGGGACTCATGGCCGATGCGGGCTTGTTGGTCGATCTGGATCGGTACATTGTCGACACAGCTCTGCATCTGGCGCGAACCCAGCAAACCAGGGTGTTCGTCAACGTCACGGCGGAGCTTTTGGCAACACAACATTTACCTTTTGCCCCGGACGATGATTTGACGGGACTTGTCCTTGAAATCACCGAACGCAGCCGCCTCGACATCGAGGCGGTCGCTTCGTATTTGGCACCCTACCGAGAACATGGATTGCGGATCGCTTTAGATGATTTTGGTAATGGCTTCAATGGATTACTGCGGTGGACAACGTTGCGACCGGATTTTGTGAAAGTTCGCCTGTCGAGCGGAATGGAGTTCTTTCTCCCCTTGATCATGGACGCTGCGGCGCAGCTCGAGGCGGAGCTTGTGGTTGAAAGAGTTGAAACCCATGAACAGGATATGTGGCTCAAGAAGTTGGGTGTGACGTACGGACAGGGGTTCTTCTACGGGCGACCGGTCCCGATGGAGGGAGGCGCAGCATGA
- a CDS encoding ParA family protein — protein MWLVFDHDPVRGERLKRYLERQGIAVHVVSNEDAMPGHTRSFTLALFLDTWNEATVRRVKEQLGLSVLYCTIDTITRERYAELCQAGYDDVVPYPPAPDYVRHWERKADEDQGRVTLESLVSRPRKSSYTDFRETKPFEHLSIAPRRAKVICVTGVKGGVGKTTLSALMASALMVKGRRVVLAELDPNGNLAGLFRTDRTVTADRFETLPDALTDPELEQNMMRTAGGWWLIPKGERPLGLSRDGAERLIHLTGQYADYVVLDTHASQLISTVVALQEADVVLGVTTPDRTTWTDLRPFLQQGERPAYLILNRVRERPRRAADIVAFLEREIGYRVVGVVREDDGMYKRVQQGLAPMGSRKTNAEIQRILRAVSVLDTSTKSK, from the coding sequence ATGTGGCTGGTATTTGACCATGATCCGGTGCGCGGCGAGCGACTGAAACGCTATTTGGAACGTCAGGGCATCGCGGTTCATGTGGTCTCCAATGAGGATGCTATGCCGGGCCATACCCGGTCGTTCACGCTTGCCTTGTTTCTCGACACATGGAACGAAGCGACCGTGCGTCGAGTGAAAGAACAATTGGGACTATCGGTTCTTTACTGCACCATCGACACGATCACTCGTGAACGATATGCGGAGCTGTGCCAAGCGGGTTATGACGACGTCGTGCCGTATCCTCCGGCACCGGACTACGTACGGCATTGGGAACGCAAAGCAGACGAGGACCAGGGCAGGGTGACACTGGAATCTCTCGTGAGTCGACCGCGGAAATCGTCGTACACCGATTTTCGTGAGACAAAACCATTTGAACATCTCAGCATCGCGCCTAGACGTGCCAAGGTCATCTGTGTGACCGGCGTGAAAGGCGGCGTGGGAAAGACGACGCTCTCGGCGCTCATGGCCAGTGCACTGATGGTCAAGGGCAGACGCGTGGTCTTGGCGGAGCTTGATCCCAATGGAAATCTGGCCGGACTCTTTCGGACAGACCGCACGGTGACCGCGGATCGATTTGAGACCTTGCCAGATGCGCTCACAGATCCGGAGCTTGAGCAGAACATGATGCGTACAGCGGGCGGATGGTGGCTCATTCCGAAAGGTGAGCGCCCGTTGGGGCTGAGCCGCGACGGCGCAGAGCGCTTAATCCATCTTACTGGGCAGTACGCGGACTACGTGGTGCTCGATACCCATGCCAGCCAACTGATCTCGACTGTGGTGGCACTGCAGGAAGCGGACGTCGTCTTGGGCGTCACGACGCCCGATCGAACCACGTGGACGGACTTGCGACCGTTTTTGCAACAAGGTGAGCGTCCTGCGTACTTGATTTTGAACCGCGTTCGGGAACGGCCTCGACGCGCCGCGGACATCGTCGCTTTCCTGGAACGGGAAATCGGCTATCGCGTGGTCGGCGTCGTACGTGAAGATGATGGGATGTACAAGCGTGTTCAACAGGGATTGGCGCCGATGGGTTCACGCAAGACGAACGCGGAGATTCAACGCATTCTGCGCGCGGTGAGCGTTCTTGATACGTCAACGAAGTCCAAATGA
- a CDS encoding SAF domain-containing protein, with amino-acid sequence MKRSAFLLTGVGLAVIAGGLFAVGYKLTTDTVPVITAKTYIPADTPVNPSELGTEQVPRMFARQMGAITNEQSLAGRYLSVSAVPGEPLTMNMVATADDLQALVTQYAQAHHVHGVLVDYAANSALANAVQPGQDIALAINPSGQNATPELYPVHVLAVSAPQQQSNSPLNINNNSASKTLYLFVPTSEYDRIAQSILSGSARVVFLPNPSTGTASVPNATVAPSSPPKVTMPKMNQH; translated from the coding sequence ATGAAGCGAAGTGCGTTTCTCTTAACGGGTGTTGGATTGGCGGTCATTGCAGGCGGGCTGTTTGCCGTGGGATACAAACTGACGACAGACACGGTGCCTGTCATCACGGCAAAGACCTATATCCCGGCGGATACCCCGGTCAACCCTTCAGAGCTTGGGACGGAACAAGTGCCAAGAATGTTTGCGCGACAGATGGGAGCTATCACGAACGAGCAGTCGCTTGCCGGGCGCTATTTGTCGGTGTCTGCGGTGCCGGGCGAGCCCCTCACGATGAACATGGTGGCCACGGCCGATGATTTGCAAGCCCTGGTCACGCAATATGCGCAAGCCCATCATGTCCATGGCGTACTGGTGGATTATGCGGCCAATTCAGCGCTCGCCAACGCAGTACAGCCAGGGCAGGACATTGCACTGGCGATCAACCCTTCAGGACAAAATGCGACGCCCGAACTCTATCCGGTGCATGTGTTGGCCGTATCGGCACCCCAGCAGCAAAGCAACTCGCCGCTCAACATCAACAACAATAGCGCCAGTAAGACGCTTTATCTCTTCGTCCCCACAAGCGAGTATGACCGGATAGCACAATCTATCTTATCCGGCTCGGCGCGTGTGGTATTCTTGCCGAATCCTTCGACAGGAACTGCTTCTGTGCCGAACGCAACTGTCGCGCCTTCATCTCCTCCCAAAGTAACGATGCCGAAGATGAACCAACATTGA
- a CDS encoding ATPase, T2SS/T4P/T4SS family, with protein sequence MNNNIVEIERAQREMEITLDDRPSVERLAQEAQPHIERLMAEIRRRNEWWRDLPPRRSAYAYLGRLAGEIRIPHAFREYVITTVLNDMYSYGKIQRLIDDPLVSDIQIYGDFGTFYIKAGKRYESTEGRMTNDELYAFVQKKLSGTNYHFDLSQPSCDAILPDGYRMHVVGGPAGWTLPEDEDGRRLERDCLIVTIRKPLRNFTLEELRDLHTLDDNILLFFEWMQRLARPFLVVGGTGSSKSTLMAALLGLVPPERMSCIIEEMPELQPLCPRAARLYERAPNAEGKGAVRMDQQVVNTLRMQFDNVYIGEIRTSPVTWQFFQAASTVTYQTASTFHVRGWPDTAAALRRLAALLSSHDSRPTTTMVGDLITMGVRHMIGMMSVPEKGGKRVVEISEILPFEPQERRIPYIVIAEWEPKTDTWRFHGITEAMVHEADVQGYTISGLPVQANPEIRYVYL encoded by the coding sequence ATGAACAACAACATCGTGGAAATCGAACGTGCACAACGTGAAATGGAGATTACATTGGATGACAGACCTTCCGTTGAGCGACTTGCTCAAGAAGCGCAACCCCATATCGAACGACTGATGGCGGAAATTCGTCGGCGAAACGAATGGTGGCGCGATTTGCCGCCTCGTCGGTCGGCCTACGCATATCTTGGACGTTTGGCAGGCGAAATCAGAATTCCCCACGCCTTTCGCGAATACGTCATCACAACTGTCCTGAACGACATGTATTCGTATGGTAAAATCCAGCGTCTCATCGATGATCCCCTCGTTTCGGACATCCAGATCTACGGAGATTTCGGAACGTTCTACATCAAAGCTGGCAAGCGTTACGAGTCCACCGAGGGGCGCATGACGAACGACGAACTGTATGCGTTCGTTCAAAAGAAGTTGTCAGGCACGAATTATCACTTTGACCTCTCACAACCTTCTTGTGATGCCATCTTGCCAGATGGATACCGCATGCACGTAGTTGGCGGCCCAGCAGGATGGACGCTGCCCGAGGATGAGGACGGGAGAAGACTTGAACGAGATTGCCTGATCGTCACCATCCGCAAGCCATTGCGGAATTTCACGTTGGAGGAATTACGCGATCTCCATACGTTGGATGACAACATCCTGCTGTTCTTCGAATGGATGCAACGGCTTGCACGTCCATTTCTTGTTGTCGGCGGCACGGGCTCATCCAAATCGACGCTCATGGCGGCACTGTTAGGCTTGGTCCCACCCGAACGCATGTCTTGCATCATTGAGGAAATGCCGGAACTCCAACCGCTTTGCCCGCGTGCGGCGCGACTGTACGAACGTGCGCCCAATGCGGAGGGAAAAGGCGCAGTCCGTATGGACCAACAAGTCGTCAACACCCTGCGCATGCAGTTCGACAACGTGTACATCGGGGAAATTCGGACGTCGCCCGTAACATGGCAGTTCTTTCAGGCAGCATCGACCGTAACCTACCAGACCGCAAGCACGTTTCATGTTCGCGGTTGGCCAGACACGGCGGCAGCACTCCGAAGGCTCGCCGCGCTATTGTCAAGCCACGACTCCAGACCGACGACCACGATGGTTGGCGATCTCATCACCATGGGCGTCCGGCACATGATCGGCATGATGTCGGTGCCGGAGAAGGGCGGAAAACGTGTGGTCGAGATCTCGGAGATCCTGCCGTTCGAACCGCAGGAACGCCGCATCCCCTACATTGTGATTGCAGAATGGGAGCCAAAGACAGATACATGGCGCTTCCATGGCATCACTGAGGCCATGGTGCACGAGGCCGATGTCCAGGGTTACACGATTTCGGGACTGCCGGTTCAAGCCAACCCAGAGATCCGATACGTTTATCTCTGA
- a CDS encoding type II secretion system F family protein, whose translation MIWQLIGVLIGLSLLCFFMEADLRKAHQESLWMASIRERYRPVRRPIPALERLTYEMREGGVRPGILIAGTVIGFAVGAIVLSFAEKSVVFGILVSLAASVAVAVGWIRRRYRKQRRALFDAILREAMPIAITTLRATNRLEAAFEDVARIARDKRLKTEFDMLAKTWRGLRVTPEQALMLAASRWEIEEIVQLAKATEEATKYHADLAELWLKYREQIERDEDKRRKLRAKTLAGRRNGLIYAGIVVSMFGLAYPRVQRYMTPLAHIGFWVVLLIMLTCTWVIWRTGEVIEV comes from the coding sequence GTGATTTGGCAACTGATCGGCGTGTTGATCGGGCTTTCGCTCCTGTGTTTCTTCATGGAGGCCGACCTACGCAAGGCGCATCAAGAATCGTTGTGGATGGCTTCCATCCGTGAACGTTATCGCCCAGTGCGACGCCCAATACCCGCCCTCGAACGATTGACCTATGAGATGCGTGAAGGCGGCGTTCGCCCAGGAATCCTCATTGCGGGGACCGTCATAGGTTTTGCCGTTGGAGCGATTGTCTTGTCGTTCGCGGAAAAATCAGTGGTGTTTGGCATCCTCGTGAGCCTCGCGGCGTCCGTCGCGGTGGCGGTCGGGTGGATACGGCGTCGGTATCGGAAGCAAAGACGCGCGCTCTTCGACGCAATCCTCCGCGAAGCCATGCCGATTGCCATCACCACGTTACGCGCGACAAATCGTTTGGAAGCGGCGTTTGAGGACGTGGCACGTATTGCGCGGGATAAGCGCCTGAAAACGGAATTTGACATGCTCGCGAAGACTTGGCGCGGACTTCGAGTCACGCCAGAACAAGCGCTCATGCTCGCAGCGTCGAGGTGGGAGATTGAGGAGATTGTACAACTCGCCAAAGCGACAGAGGAAGCTACCAAGTATCATGCCGATTTGGCTGAACTATGGCTCAAGTATCGAGAACAAATTGAACGAGATGAGGACAAACGTCGGAAACTTCGGGCTAAAACACTCGCAGGTCGTAGAAACGGCCTCATCTACGCAGGAATCGTTGTGTCCATGTTCGGACTTGCCTATCCTCGCGTGCAAAGATATATGACGCCGCTTGCACACATTGGTTTTTGGGTGGTTCTTCTGATCATGCTCACATGCACTTGGGTGATCTGGCGAACTGGAGAAGTGATCGAGGTATGA